ttgatttggtCTCTGAGGTTTCTTTTGCCTTTCTTAGATATTTGCTGACTTTACCCTTTGGATTCCTTGTATATAGGTTGATGAGGAAAAGACCCTCGATAAGGATGATAAAGCAGTACAAGTGACTCTCGAACATCCAGCAAAACCTAACAAGACTGATGAGTTGAAATTGACAACTTTCAGTATGCCAGTTCCTTTCGGTGTCGACGAAAATTCTCAATACAATGTTAAGATTGTGAGTGATGAGAGGCCGGTTGTGGTTGATTCAGCTGAGGTAGCATATGAGGGGGAAGACGAGCATGAAGAGCACGTCTCCATTAAGAGGGACTTCTCTGATTTTGATCTCCAATCGCATGAAGCTAATATTTTGGTCGGAGAAGAATCTCATTCAAGTAAGGGAAAGATGAAATCTGGTGATCTTTTTTACACCGATGTGGATACACCGGAGgttaaatctgaaatttttgCGGAAAGGGATAATGACATGATTCAAGGTGGACATCTTAGTGATCCGGGGATGAGGAAGGCAGAGTTCTGGGATTCACCGAAGCTTAAGCGCTCTTGTTCTGATCTAGAAACGAGGGAGGTGATGAGGACGCTAGCAGATCAAATGCCTCCATCTAAATCTCAGTCATTCGAAGAGCTGAAGGATTTGTCACGCAGCATGAGGGAGGATATTAATCCAGGGAGCCCAGCATCAGTGATGACACGTTTCAGTGCTGATAAAGTAATGTTAAAAAAGCATTCGTCTAGCCAGGTTCTTCCTTCGAGAAGTAGGAGATTGTGGTGGAAGTTGTTCCTCTGGAGCCACAGAAACATGCAAAAGCCTCGGAATACAAAATCAAAGCCAATTCCTGCTTTGGCTGCTATCAACCAGCAAGGAGGTTACTCTTCTGACACTATTGAGCCTAATAGGGCATTCAAGTTTGGCAAGATGGAATCACCTGGATCATTCACAGGTGAATCCACAAATCAAGTTGAATATGATGATAAGAATGAGAAAAAGGCCTGGGATGGTTTCAGAGGCTCTTCTGGCCTATGGCCTCAGAACCAGTGGGTCGCCTTCCCAGCAGAATCTTCATCATTCAAAAGAGTAGATGAGTGGGTGAATGATCTATGCACTGAGCCCTCCATTGCAGTTGATGATGCTGAGAACAGTGATGAGGCTGTCATTTACCCACCTTCACCTGAGACCATCAGATCTCCAACAAGGAGCGCCATGCAATTGCATAGGCGTCAGGATATTAATCTCTCAGAAGAGATGCTGCATGCTAATAGCGTCATCCAGACTCTCAATTCTTCCTCCACTGTGGCTCACATATTCGCAATGGGGTTGAAAGTCATTCCCACCATGTCTCTTTTCTCTAGTCTCAA
The sequence above is drawn from the Eucalyptus grandis isolate ANBG69807.140 chromosome 11, ASM1654582v1, whole genome shotgun sequence genome and encodes:
- the LOC104416048 gene encoding uncharacterized protein LOC104416048; translation: MAKFNCFSLFVGRKKKVDEEKTLDKDDKAVQVTLEHPAKPNKTDELKLTTFSMPVPFGVDENSQYNVKIVSDERPVVVDSAEVAYEGEDEHEEHVSIKRDFSDFDLQSHEANILVGEESHSSKGKMKSGDLFYTDVDTPEVKSEIFAERDNDMIQGGHLSDPGMRKAEFWDSPKLKRSCSDLETREVMRTLADQMPPSKSQSFEELKDLSRSMREDINPGSPASVMTRFSADKVMLKKHSSSQVLPSRSRRLWWKLFLWSHRNMQKPRNTKSKPIPALAAINQQGGYSSDTIEPNRAFKFGKMESPGSFTGESTNQVEYDDKNEKKAWDGFRGSSGLWPQNQWVAFPAESSSFKRVDEWVNDLCTEPSIAVDDAENSDEAVIYPPSPETIRSPTRSAMQLHRRQDINLSEEMLHANSVIQTLNSSSTVAHIFAMGLKVIPTMSLFSSLKSVNLSGNCIVRISPGSLPKGLHVLNLSRNQINAIEGLRELTRLHILDLSYNRISRIGHGLSNCTLIKELYLAGNKISDVEGLHRLLKLTVLDLSFNKIATTKALGQLVANYNSLQALNLLGNPIHSNISNDQLRKAVCSLLPKLVYLNKQPIKQQRARDVLTDSVAKAALGSSSRGPYRKAAKRSSQGGSLSSRLNKSSTSVGHKSKNKSKSHSHHHSARKNASSALASTAH